One Eleginops maclovinus isolate JMC-PN-2008 ecotype Puerto Natales chromosome 22, JC_Emac_rtc_rv5, whole genome shotgun sequence DNA segment encodes these proteins:
- the zgc:110319 gene encoding NFU1 iron-sulfur cluster scaffold homolog, mitochondrial, with amino-acid sequence MDGVLSPHGVFISKTNKMAAHMRWGLSRLLRARNTTHFKFLVKIQSSYLSQSKTQIFRRVQPQIWTGNTDFSTRHLSIQTQDTPNPRSLKFLPGKPVLGSGTLDFPTQSTAECSSLARGLFEIEGVKSVFFGPDFITVTKTDEDVEWTDIKRHAVEAIANFFESGDPITIGAVHHESSISEDDDDIVSMIKELLDTRIRPTVQEDGGDVIFKGFEDGTVKLKLVGSCTGCPSSTVTLKNGIQNMMQFYIPEVDNVEQVEDEVDEINAKVFSELERKLQE; translated from the exons ATGGATGGTGTGCTCTCACCACATGGGGTCTtcatttccaaaacaaacaaaatggcGGCTCACATGAGATGGGGTCTTTCACGGTTGTTACGGGCAAGAAATACGACTCATTTTAA GTTCCTGGTGAAGATCCAAAGCTCGTACCTCTCTCAGAGCAAGACCCAGATCTTCAGAAGAGTTCAGCCTCAGATCTGGACAGGAAACACAGACTTCTCAA CAAGACACCTGTCCATCCAGACTCAAGACACTCCAAACCCCAGAAGTTTAAAGTTTCTCCCTGGTAAACCTGTCCTAGGAAGTGGGACGCTTGACTTTCCGACTCAGAGCACAGCCGAATGTTCATCTTTAGCCAG GGGCCTGTTTGAAATTGAAGGAGTGAAAAGTGTGTTCTTTGGCCCTGACTTCATCACAGTCACTAAA ACAGATGAGGATGTGGAATGGACAGACATTAAGCGTCATGCTGTGGAGGCCATTGCTAACTTTTTTGAGAGTGGTGACCCAATAACTATAGGAGCCGTGCACCATGAAAGCA GTATTtctgaggatgatgatgatattGTATCCATGATAAAGGAGCTTCTTGACACCAGAATTAG ACCTACAGTGCAGGAGGATGGAGGCGATGTAATCTTTAAGGGGTTTGAGGACGGCACGGTCAAGCTGAAGCTGGTTGGTTCCTGCACAGGGTGTCCCAGTTCTACTGTTACCCTGAAGAATGGGATTCAGAACATGATGCAGTTTTATATCCCGGAAGTAGACAATGTGGAGCAG GTGGAAGATGAAGTTGATGAAATCAATGCAAAGGTTTTCTCAGAGCTGGAACGCAAATTACAAGAATAA